The Aspergillus nidulans FGSC A4 chromosome VIII genome contains the following window.
GCCTGGACGACATTGGCTTCACTGGCCTCGCTACTCGCACTCTAAACAAAGTGCGCAGCGGTCCAGATTCGAAAACAATGATGTCATTTTCTTGGGCTAAAGCAGGCGGCACAAAAACCAAAGCTGGAAAATGACAGGTGTTCACGGATCTATCTCTCAAGGTAGTCGTTAAAAGGTATTGGAAACTAACGCAAAAATTCCTTGTCTGTAGCTGGTGCCATGATGATCTGAAAATGTGATTGATAGCTGTAAGCGAAAATCTATGCTTGATTTTGATGCCGCGTTCGACCTTGATCAAGAGGTGGTAGATGTGTGGGAGTATTGTCTCGATGAGGAAGCTGTAGCGCATGATTGCCGGCGAGAATAAGATAGCATTATCTAGTGATCTCTGGATTATTTGGGCCGGTATAGTGATAGTAGTTAATTGTGAGGCGCACTTTGTAGGGGGTTTATGACCGACACCCACGTACTTGACATCTGAACTCCATGAGCCAGCAATGAGTAACGTACCAGGTAGTACCATGCATCTTGATATTATTACACACAGGTCGTAAACTTACATTGGTGCATTCATAGATTGAATCGCAATAAATTTTTTTCGTGAATATATTTCCTCGCACACATCATGAGTGAGGCCTGGAATTTGAGAAATATTTATGATGTGCTTGTTTTTGGAGGCAGGTCTTATATAAGATGCGCAGGAGCTGTATGCTTTGTTAAGCTACTACTCTTATGTACTTGGCGTGAAATGGAAGGCAAAATAGTTGGTAGAATAGATCATCTAGGCTACTCGACCAAGTTAGACAGTTAAGCTTAAATATATGTGAACGATCTCGCATCTGTCGGATCACCACCAACGTACGCCTGCTTCTGCCGAAATGGGCACAAGTCTCGCGACGTGCCGTCGCTACCTCGCGTAACATGAAGAGTATCAGGAGCACTCCCTTCTCAATTCACTCCGTCAACTGTGCAAGGGTTGCGTTAGGAATCGGTCCGGCTCACCATGGCAATGACGAATCCCCGGAGCTTCAAAAAATCGGAAGAACTCACTGGCCCCAGCGTCCATCTCCAGCACCTGTTTGTAATACTCAACCATTCCGCCCAGTGGGATCGCCTCGTCCGCAAGTCCATGCCACGTGATCATTTTTCCGCCCCGGGCTTTGAATTCAGACATGTCATGGTTGTTATCCGCGAGCATAGACGCGTACTTGGTCTTGGAGTCCAGAAGGAGCTCGAAAAACTCATCCTCAGAAGTATGATGGAGCGCGAAGCCGGGTTTTTGGCGATGAGGTAGGATATCCAGTTTCCGTTAGAGGCGCCCTGGGGCTGTGACAGGTACTGTTCTGCAACGGTGGGGATATAGAATGAGCTCAGAGGTGCGTCTTTGTTTAGCCCAGGTTAACCGGCTTCCCTGGACTTGGACCTTGGACCTTGGCCCTGACCAAGCTGCTTGCACCACCTTGGCGCcggaggaggacaaggagtGTTGGGTGCCGTTGCATTTATAGTGCTTCCCAACAAAATCGAATGCGGCCATGTTCTGATGATGCCGTATTTGGCACCGTCTAGTCAATCGCAATGCTTGACGGCGGCGCTAACGAACGCATCAATCTCGCAGGGGGATGGATATATCTGATTCTCATTCGTGATCTGGGTTGGCCAGTAGCTCGCGGGGATAAGGCTCTCGATAGTGATTGCTGGGGAAAGAGCCAAGATGCCATCAAAGGCATCAGAGAACTGCTGAGCCATGGCATGACCCTCTCTTCCACCGCCAGAGCAGCCGCTGAAGTAGGTGTACTCGGCGGGTCTGTTATAGTAAGCGGTGACCTGTTTTCCAATCTCGGCCATATCGTTCGTTGCCCTGTAGGCATAAGTATGaagcaaaaaaaaactaATTTACCTTGTTCTCGCTACACAAGGCCTACGAGAGATCTGTTgcgatggtggtggttgCTCCAGCATCACTGGGAACACCTCCATCCGTGAAGGCCGAAACAAAGCCCTGAGCAACCGCATAGGCAAGGTAGATTGGTTCTAAGCCTGTGCTATAATCACCGCTGTCTAGGCTCTGGAATCGGCCATTCTAGTTGTTAAGTGGTAGCCATATTCGAGAGGTGACGATGTCGTTCCAGCCGAAATGGGTATGGGTGACTGTCACGTTGCAGGAGCTGATCGTGTACTGGCCTCCGTCGAATAAACCAGGAGCAATGCTGAGTGCTGTGTAATTGTGTATGTCATTGGCTTGGAGATCTAGGATGGTCGCACCCGAAACGTCGGGCTCCTGATGGAGGCGGGAGAGCACTCGAGGGCAGTCGCTGCTCCAATAAGCAATGCGCTCAGTGAGTATAACGAAGATGTCCATGTATCTGCAAAGAGGGCGGTAtcaaggaagatgaagacgttCTGGATACAGAAGGACACCATCTTGCCGGTTTTGTCGTGCTAGGAGTATATAGATTCGACTTGGGACGGAAGTAACATGTTAGCGGATGGATTGTGACTGAACAAAAAAAAGCTTGATGGTGGACAAGTACAGAAAAGCCGGGTGCAAAGCAAATGCAGAAATAGGTCTTGTGTTCTAGATATTCCACGAGTGGAATGCTGTTGTGGCTGGGAAGATTATAACGATCACCACGGCGGTGCACGAGGGGACGTAATGGTACAGGCGGTAGCCATTGCATTGAAGTTCTGTCgtagttttttttttttttttttttttttttttttttttttacttaGCCGCCGCCAGTTTGTGCGCCGCCACAAATGTCAACCGGTCGCTAGATGCTCTAGCAGGGACCCCTTCATCAGACTTGACATGATTCCTGGCACAATTCGCAGTCAGATAACATCGAATTCCCCAGCTAGGCTGGCAGCTGTTGAGGCGATAGTAAATGAATTCAGGCTCAAGGAGTTGCACCGGCGTGCGATTCTGACAATTGAGCCGCGCTCTTTTTGCAAGCTGGACCTCTCCCTCTTGCTCCATCAACTTCTGAGATGGCAATGCGCTTTTGGTGGCATAGTGGTGATTGGTCTGTCATTATAATGCGCCCAAATCGAAGATAGAGGCGGAACGATCATGGTGGGCAGAGCGGCCGGGAAATATATTAATGGAGCTGTCGGATACACAGTGAATGATTACGCTTAGTAGACACTGGGCACACGAGTGTCTTAAGCTTCGTCGAAATTAAGCTTCGTCGAAATTAAGCTTCGTCTAAAACACGTACCAGAGCTCTACCTCGCAATACCGAATCGCGTAAGCAAAGGGTCCTTCAACAGTCTGTCGAGACAActctcctcaacaccaacaaTAACCTCCATCCCCCCATCTGGTAACACCGGAAGCACCACCTGCCCACCGTTGATGACACCCACATGCGGCGACCTCACGGCCTGAATCGTATGGCCCAACAAAGATCCCCAGTCCAACCCGTAAAGCTCAAACCCAGTCCACGAGGTCTGCACGCAGTTGAAGCCCGGCACATCCAGGAATGCAGTTGGAACTAGGCGGTCGAcgtcctcgagcttgtcaaCAAGTGTCACCACATCGTCCGTGAAGTTTTCATCAGCTCGGAGCAGGCTTTTTCGAATGAGAACAGCCAGGTCGGCAATGTTCAGCTCGCTTAGCATCTTACGGATTGGCGCCGAGACAGAAACATACTCCAGGAAGCAGCCTAAAGTGTCTGGATGGACCTTTGGGCTCGTGCGTGCTCTCCCGTCAATCGcgatattgaagatggacaCGGGGTCTCCTTCTAGAGTTTCCAGTGGTGACTGCACTGCCATGACTGTGCGCCACACTAAAGCTGACAGTGCATCATTGGTTGAGACCCACGGCTGATCAGACGGCTGGGTGGCATTGGCCGGAGAAGCCTCTGCTTTCAAAGCCGCCAATGATTCCTTTGAGAAGTAAAAGACTTGACCCCGGTGGCTCGGAGAGGTCATCTTTGGTGGCGCACCCGGGGGAGTGAATGGGAGGAGAGTATATTCTGGATGATCTTCAGGCTTTCCTGGATTCTTGCCTGATGGCTGCGTGACCCGCTCCCGATCTTTCCAGACAGCGTCGGAAAGATGAAATGGCTCTATGATGTCGAGGCCCTGCGCCTTCCGACACTCCTCTGCCCAGATTTTTGTCCAAAGATAGAAGGACTTGCCGTCGCCCGCCATGTGGAAAATGCACCAGGTCAGAAGCAGTCCCCCTTGGATGAAGTTGGCTTGTACGAGGGATATGGGTAACCGCTCTCCTGCTACAGGCCACACTGACCGGCGACAGAGGGTTTCAGCGTCGAAGGCAGCCAATGGGAATGCCTTTGCTTTCAGCTCGGCGTAACTGGATGGAAAGGAATTGCGGAGGTCTTTGACGACGATGCCTGCCGAGTCTTGATCCTCTTGTCTCTGAAACTTCAGCACACCTGCCTGCCGTGACTCCGGGTCAGGAACTGCTTCACAGCCGACCACAGGAATCCGTTTGACGAGGGCGTCGTACCCAGCCTGGACTACTCGGGCAACTTCATTAAGGTCATAGTTGTCTTGTAGctggaaaggaaagacaTAACGGAGCCAGCCCTTAGGCCCAATACGCTCCAAGGCTGTGAGCTTGCAAACTTCTTGGTAGTCCATGGCAGAGTGGTGTTGCATGGCTGTTTGAAGAATTGAAAGCAAGGACGCCCAGCCCAAGGAAGGGCAGCCCCTATTATTTGACCAGCGCCGTAACCGGCCTTTCAGGTCGGTCGTCTTTCGCTCACCTATTCGTCATCTACCGAGGTGCTGCCGAAGAAGACCACACCTTCCAATTCTGGATGCCGAGTCATCCGTTAGGGCCTTGTCACCAGGGCCGATCCGTTGTCCGTCGCTCCGCTAACGGACGTTACTCCACAACTCATCAAACATTCAGCCAACTGGGATCGCGGGCTTCCTGCTAACGTCTGCTAGTAACGCCTGTAGGAGGGCGTTATTAACGGGACGGCATCTTTCTCTGTAAGATGGCACGTTGTCGCTTGGCATCTGTGTAGGATCACGGTTTTGCACATGGTGGACGGGATTTTTGGCCCCTTCATCGTCACGTAGTAGTCTGTAGGTCTATTCCAAAAGAACAACTAGGCCTCCTGTTAAAGCTGATGATGTCCTGAACGTCTTTGTATCCCATTGTCATTGATTTTTCTCCACACTTGCCATGACTGTTGACCCAGCCATCGAAGCCATTTTTGGACCGCCGCCTGATAATGTCGACCTTATTGAGAGCAATGTGGCGATTAACAATGGCGCTGTAATAGCAATGCTTTCTCTGGCTGCAGTGGCTGTCCTTCTACGATTCGTAGCTCGCGTGACTCTTCGGAATCCGCTCCTGGCCGATGACTGGGCAATCATTGTAGCGCTGGTGAGTCTGCCCTCAGTTCACATCGCGCGCATCTCCTGACAGTCGCGTTCCTGCGAAGGTTGGTATTTGCGGGACAACCGGGATAAGCATTGCAGGTGAGCCTCTACCATCCGGGCTCAAATGAGAACGCTACCTAACAGGAGCAGGGGGTACTGTTGGCGCCGGAAAGCATCTCTGGGCATCGTCATTGAAAGAATTGATGGCGTTATATAGAGTCAGTCCCACGCTTCCTTTATAGAATGCTTCTAATCTAGCCCATACCAGCTTCTGTTCTCCTATACATTTATCTACGCCTTGTGctgcaccagcaccagaCTCTCGATCCTCTTCTTCTACAAGCGGATCTTCTCGCCCCTAGAGCGATATCTTAAAATCGCCATAATGGTTTCCGGGGCAATCACGCTCTCGTACCCTATAATGGTTTGGGTAACCATGAGCACTGCCTGCCGGCCATTAAGCTACTTCTGGACCCAATTCAGCGGCACGAAAGGGGAATGCCTCGATATCAACACCTTTTTTCTCGCTGCGGGCATTATCAACATGTTGAACGACATCATTATCCTCGCCATTCCCTTTCCGCGCATTATCAAGCTGCAGATGActctgaggaagaagattgcTATTTGTGGTATCATGGCTGTGGGGATCTTGTAAGTGCcggctggaggagctctTTGTTACCATCCGATATCCCAACTGCCGATGAAGCTGACCAGCAGGGTATGGCAGTGTCTGCATCGCCAGCATCGTCCGAATCCACTACTTGAGCGTCTTCATGAACGCTCTCGATATTACCTGGCTCATGGGCCCCGTCTTCATCTGGTCGACCATCGAACCATCCGTCGCAATCGTCTGCGCCTGCCTCCCCCATCTCGCGCCTCTCGCCCGCATCGCTCATCACTCGATTCTGAGCAGTTACAATTCGCATTCACACTCGCGACAGGGCCCGTCCTCAAACAAATCAAGGACCTTCCGTAGTGGGTCCGGAGTTGGACAAAATAACAGTTATAGAGGAGGGAGTATTCTTCATCGCATGATCAAAGGgacggatgatgatgaaattgGGCTTACGAGCTACGTAACTGCTGGACAACACGGCGCTTTTGCCGATACAGCCTCACAGATCCGAGTCAAGTCGACATTCGTGCAGGCTTCGAATAAGGCCGAATGATCTTGATCCCGCTGGATGTCAAGTGTATACGACCAGACCTACAATAGCCTGTATGAATTCAGAATCTGTCAAGTATATACAACCAGACCTACAATAGCCTATATAAATTCAATCAGAATCTGGCAGTGACTGTGCATGAGTACCCGAGCCCATTGAGAATCCAGCATGCAACTACCAAGAACAACTGGCAGCGCAACATTTTCGTCGAGGCTGACATGGTGGTGTTGGCGACCGCAAGCATAAGGGATTCCACGCCAGCAATGGCATATATATCATCCACCAGCACCTCCCCGAGGAGTTGGGGAGTTCGTGGTCTGGTTCCTGTGTTGGTGACCCCCAGCACACCGCAGCCCATACATGTGGTGACCAGATGTGGGCAGGGGGCGGGAGTGGTCCATCGAGCGGCAGCGCGAGGTGCTCAAACAGAGAGTGAGACCAGCAGCGGCGCCCACCTACTGGACATCGCCAATTACCGGAACATTGGTATTATCCTCAGCTGTCTATTTTTAAGCACAACGAGCGCGTTTCCGAACAACGTCCAAGTtgaacaggagcagaagatggcAGCGATGGAGGCTGATGAGCATCTAACCGGAATTGGCGATATTGCTGACGAGCAGGCCGGGAACAAACCCATGAGCTGGCGTGATGTGTGGCCGGGAGAGCACCGAGCTCGCCGGCAGTACCGTGACGCGCCGGCTGCGGTTTAGGGCACCGAGTACGAGTTGGCACCCGTTTTGAGGTGTCCCGACATGGTCAGCTTAGTTCCGAGCAAGATTGCCAAATCGTTGGAAGAGCAGGCCATGGGCCACCAGGAGCAGAGGCGTCAGCAGCTAGCTGCTATAAAGCGAGCAGACAATGCAACAGATGACGAGGCGGCCCGAGATGCAGTTGCGCGGGTCCAGGCGCCCAGACTGAAGGCCATTATGCGTGGCAGGTACGAAGCTGCTAACCAGTTGGACTGTCCGTTTTTGAGGTTACTTGGGCATATTCCATGACTATGATCTTGTATCATCCCTTTTTTTTACTCACATCTGACCTGTCTGATGAAATCCATGGCGTGATCGCCACAGCTGGAGGCCAATTGTAGGCATGTATCTAGTCGAGATTTGCCAGTGGTGACTACTACCTATCTTAGCTGCgcggtgctgaagtcaatcTACACGATGCGTAGACAGAAGAGCCTTGTCTCAATGTATGAGCGCTTATGACAATAGCGGGGAGCGAGACAGTATCCTGTTACACCCAGAAAGTGATCGCTCTCTTGATGCTGTTCGCGCCGAAGTATCCGGTGCTTGCATCTCTAACATTGCAATACGAAAATATAGATCCCCTACGCTTTGCATGTAATTGACCGCGAGTCCAAGGGGCAACGCCTACTTCATTGAGTACGAGTGTGCTGAATCGGGACCAAACACATACCGAAAATAGCGGTTCCTTGTCGAGTCGCGACACCGGTCTACAGTAAGTGAGAGGGTCGCCAGGAAGTATTGAGGAATCCATATGAATACTGGTCTGTGTGCTATGTTCAATGGTATCTTTCCTACCGGAGGACCAGAAGGTCAGCGCAGGTCAGGTGGCATGTTAGATTCGAGGTAAGTAACTCGTTGGTGTACACCGATACGGACTTGTCAAGTCCAATTTCCTTATGGGGAATATGCTGCCAAACCAGCCCGATGATTTTCAGGATGAACATGGCTCGAAACAGTTCGTCTTGCCGGATAAGCCGGAAAGGATGGAGGGCACGGCATGAGATAGCCCTAAGGAGCGGTTCCCATACCACCAAAGTGCCCTGGGCCTAGATGCCAGCCACCAGCCTGAGAGCATCAACTTGCTGCAGAAAGATCTGTGTTTGGACCACTTTCTGGTTGCTCAGCGCTCCCCTTCCGGACTCAGAAAGAAGGCCGTGTCAGTTCGAGACGATCTGAAACTCGCGCAGGGTTCGATCGCCGACTGTCTTGCTAGTTTGTGTAAAGTACGGTGCCAACCCTCAGCCCAGGTGGACCCCATGCAGCAGTGGTGCGACTTGTATAGGCGAGTAGACTGTTCCAAGCACAGACTAGTTCGATTCAATCTCGATCCGTCCCTGACAGCGAACCTTGCCATGACTCGCACAGCAGGTGTTTGCCAAAGAGCACACATTGTCGCAAACTGAGACCCGCGGGACGGCGGTAAATGAAGAGGATGCTTAAGTCTCCACAGCACCAGCGCTCTGCATGTTGTGCAGAGCAACAAATCTACCTTTGGGGTAGAGTGTTCGATCAGAAAACAGGAATTTACTATACCAAGTTAGGTAGTAGTAGACTActtgctcctgctccctGTCCAGGGGAACTCCATCAAATACCCGCCGTTCCGTCCCCGCATCTGAAACGCCTTAGCTGAACCTGGGGTGTACTAAGTTTAGATATCTGATGCTTCGTCTGGTCCATGGTTCAACGTGATGGTCTGATGGAAAATTTGCTATACCAGATAGACTCTCTGTAGGTAGAGACTTTAAACAACAGGCATTGAAGTTCAGGAAGCGACGCAATACAGCACTATAAGGGCATCTGGTCAGGTGTAACCTTACATAAGGTATTGGGACAGGCGTCTTTCTCTGTGGAAATTGAGACTTAGATCATCTCGCAGAAATAGAACTTTTCGGACTCGGACAATACACTGAGTACCGTGCTTGTAGTCCGTTTCGAACTTCGGGCTCGCTTCGCTATTGTTGTCTGCACGCGTGTTGGCCGAGTCGCCGGGCAAAGTTGATAGTCCCTTGATAATGCAGATATTTTGCGCACATAAGCGCTGCAGCATAGTTACCGAGACATAGTATAGGTATGAGACCTAGGTAGTAGCCACGGATGAAGAATTGGTCCAGTAAGGAGAGCTAGTACGAAAAGTAGTTCAAGTAAATCCACATGGTGCAAAAATAGATTTCCTCCGTTCGTTCCATACGCTATCTAACGAGATATCTGCTGTACGCCTACAGATACCTGTTAATACCTCAGAACCCTTGGCAGCGAATAACCCTAGGCATGAGCACGGGCTCTAGACGGCACGAAAAGCGGCATAGGCTGTAGATCTTACCCCTCGGGCGTTCTCTTTCTACCCCATTGTGTCAGTTTATGAGTGAGACAGCTGAAGACGGGTGACCCGAGGGTAGATGCTGATCGAAACCAAGACATCCCAGCTCAACCAGGTTGTCTCTCAACGAAACACGCTATGCCGCCATTTGACCTAGACGGGAAGAGATCAGTAAGCATATGGCAGTGCTTCTGATTTGGGCCGACTAATCCGCTAACGATGTCTATATAAACCAGGTCGACCTCTTCGTTCTCCTGCccatcatctcatcttccagctcgttCAACTTCCTCTCAATTCGTTCTACTTCTTTCGTTCGCTGCGCGTCCGATCGTTTAATCCAACCTCTTAATTCGCTCTAATCACCAAAGCGGTGCTTACTCTCAACTCTCTCGCTATCACTTTCTTGATCAACTCATCTTAATCAAAATGAAGCTCCCCGCCGtcaccctcgccctcgtcgccGCTGCCCTCAGCGCACCGACCCCAATTAAGCGCGATGACCTGGCCGCCGTCAACAAGCGCACCTTCGGTCTCCTTGCCAGCCTTGCCGGCCACGGCGGCCTCAGTGGCCACGCTGGCCTTGCAGGCGATGCCAGCGCCAGTGATGAAGATTGCGCTGAGGGATCTGCAGGCGGCAGCGCGGGCCTCAGTGGCTCTGCTGGTCTCGGTGGCCATGCCGGTCTTAGTGGCTGGGGCGGTCTGAGCGGCAGTGGTAGCTCCTCCGGTCACGCTGGCCTTGGTGGATGGTCTGGTCTTAGTGGAAGTGGCGATCTTAGTGGTGGATTGGAAGGTTCTGGTAGTGCTAGCGGTTCTGCTGGCATTGGGGGTTCTGGGTCAGCTGGAGGGTCTGCGGGTATTGGCGGCTCTGGCAGCGCCGAAGGCTCTGCTGAAGGCTCTGCTGAAGGCTCTGCTGAAGGCTCGACTGGTGGCTCTGCTAGTGGCTCAGGTAGCATAGGAGGATCTGGATCTGCAGGCGGTTCTGCTGGCATTGGGGGTTCCGGTTCTGCTGAAGGGTCTACTGAAGGCTCTGGCAGTATTGAAGGTTCTGGCAGCGCTGGAGGCTCCGCGGAAGGTTCTTCTGAAGGCTCCATTGGTGGTTCTGTAGGAGGATCTGGTAGCATCGAAGGGTCCGACAGTGCTGGTAGCTCTGGCGAGTCTGGATATGGCTCCGACTGTGACGATAGTGATGTCTCTTCCACGACTGGTGATGAGGAATCTGACAGCGGTGACGCATCTGACACCGGCGAAGGTGATGCGAGTGCCGAGGGTTCTGGCAGTGCAGACGCCtctggcgacggcgaaggCTCAGCTgatgttgacggtgatggcAGTGCTTCTGCATCCGGGGATGGGGAAGGTTCGGCTGATGTCAACGGTGACGGCAGTGCTTCAGCCTCCGGCGACGGTGAGGGCTCTGTGAGTGTTGACGGTGACTCTGGAAGCgcttctgcctctgccagTGGCCATGGCTCCGCCAGCGTTACGGGCTCTGGCAGTGCCTCGGCCTCAGGAAGTGGAAGTGCCTCAGCCAATATTAACTAAAATATCAACTAAGGCATTCCAACTCAGCCTTATCATCTCGGCTCACCGTGCTACTGTGGCGGTCTCATTGCTCAACTACAGGCTTCTGCCTAAAAGACGAGTTGGAATTACTGGGACGAGATTGATTATCCCCGCTGAGCCTTTTTTAGCCCAATCTTAGTGCTAGATCaagaagacaaggaacaTGTACCTACTATGTTGGAATTCAATATACTTGACTAGCATC
Protein-coding sequences here:
- a CDS encoding uncharacterized protein (transcript_id=CADANIAT00001039), yielding MVSGAITLSYPIMVWVTMSTACRPLSYFWTQFSGTKGECLDINTFFLAAGIINMLNDIIILAIPFPRIIKLQMTLRKKIAICGIMAVGIFVCIASIVRIHYLSVFMNALDITWLMGPVFIWSTIEPSVAIVCACLPHLAPLARIAHHSILSSYNSHSHSRQGPSSNKSRTFRSGSGVGQNNSYRGGSILHRMIKGTDDDEIGLTSYVTAGQHGAFADTASQIRVKSTFVQASNKAE
- a CDS encoding uncharacterized protein (transcript_id=CADANIAT00001036), with the translated sequence MSEFKARGGKMITWHGLADEAIPLGGMVEYYKQVLEMDAGAT
- a CDS encoding uncharacterized protein (transcript_id=CADANIAT00001038); translation: MQHHSAMDYQEVCKLTALERIGPKGWLRYVFPFQLQDNYDLNEVARVVQAGYDALVKRIPVVGCEAVPDPESRQAGVLKFQRQEDQDSAGIVVKDLRNSFPSSYAELKAKAFPLAAFDAETLCRRSVWPVAGERLPISLVQANFIQGGLLLTWCIFHMAGDGKSFYLWTKIWAEECRKAQGLDIIEPFHLSDAVWKDRERVTQPSGKNPGKPEDHPEYTLLPFTPPGAPPKMTSPSHRGQVFYFSKESLAALKAEASPANATQPSDQPWVSTNDALSALVWRTVMAVQSPLETLEGDPVSIFNIAIDGRARTSPKVHPDTLGCFLEYVSVSAPIRKMLSELNIADLAVLIRKSLLRADENFTDDVVTLVDKLEDVDRLVPTAFLDVPGFNCVQTSWTGFELYGLDWGSLLGHTIQAVRSPHVGVINGGQVVLPVLPDGGMEVIVGVEESCLDRLLKDPLLTRFGIASCQPSWGIRCYLTANCARNHVKSDEGVPARASSDRLTFVAAHKLAAAK
- a CDS encoding uncharacterized protein (transcript_id=CADANIAT00001037), whose translation is MVSFCIQNVFIFLDTALFADTWTSSLYSLSALLIGAATALECSPASIRSPTFRNGRFQSLDSGDYSTGLEPIYLAYAVAQGFVSAFTDGGVPSDAGATTTIATDLSATNDMAEIGKQVTAYYNRPAEYTYFSGCSGGGREGHAMAQQFSDAFDGILALSPAITIESLIPASYWPTQITNENQIYPSPCEIDAFVSAAVKHCD
- a CDS encoding uncharacterized protein (transcript_id=CADANIAT00001040); protein product: MVSLVPSKIAKSLEEQAMGHQEQRRQQLAAIKRADNATDDEAARDAVARVQAPRLKAIMRGSCAVLKSIYTMRRQKSLVSISPTLCM
- a CDS encoding uncharacterized protein (transcript_id=CADANIAT00001041); the protein is MKLPAVTLALVAAALSAPTPIKRDDLAAVNKRTFGLLASLAGHGGLSGHAGLAGDASASDEDCAEGSAGGSAGLSGSAGLGGHAGLSGWGGLSGSGSSSGHAGLGGWSGLSGSGDLSGGLEGSGSASGSAGIGGSGSAGGSAGIGGSGSAEGSAEGSAEGSAEGSTGGSASGSGSIGGSGSAGGSAGIGGSGSAEGSTEGSGSIEGSGSAGGSAEGSSEGSIGGSVGGSGSIEGSDSAGSSGESGYGSDCDDSDVSSTTGDEESDSGDASDTGEGDASAEGSGSADASGDGEGSADVDGDGSASASGDGEGSADVNGDGSASASGDGEGSVSVDGDSGSASASASGHGSASVTGSGSASASGSGSASANIN